In the Hordeum vulgare subsp. vulgare chromosome 7H, MorexV3_pseudomolecules_assembly, whole genome shotgun sequence genome, one interval contains:
- the LOC123408844 gene encoding cytochrome P450 89A2-like, translating to MAGRQAEALTSSISIPSRRKIVNHPSGPWTPTRAPPRSRIPWPAAMDPNSRPSHGSDPATGGSGGGADPTEPPATGSGHIRTLRQSIFHLAPLLRDLHACYDPIISTRLFCALVFVCDRRLAHRILVQGDSTFADRPRLFEPGLLFTSGSRNISAAPYRPYWRLVRGNLASEALHPACVSQFAPMRRRMRDTLVRDLRVRVGAEDRVEVRTLFQNAMFDLLLYMSLGATLSPEVLDEMQDMQLWVVRTITGFPISSFFPTLTKRLFCKRWEAHLAVRRRQDEILLPLIEARRSVSMPRGADDPPCYADSLLALRVADEGDRPLTDSELVSLCSEFLSGGTDSTVTLLEWIMAELVNHPDKQAKVYEEVRSKPELSEGDLQGMSYLKVVVLEGLRLHPPAHFLLPHGIQSDTEVGGYRFPKGAEVNFLITEFGRLKMLLCAALIDVLVDGG from the exons ATGGCAGGCAGGCAGGCGGAGGCTCTCACTTCCTCCATCTCCATCCCCTCGAGACGTAAAATCGTCAACCACCCATCCGGGCCATGGACACCAACTCGCGCCCCACCCAGGAGTCGGATCCCGTGGCCGGCGGCCATGGACCCCAACTCGCGCCCCTCCCACGGGTCGGATCCCGCGactggcggcagcggcggcggcgctgaCCCGACCGAGCCGCCGGCGACTG GATCTGGCCATATCCGTACACTCCGGCAGTCCATCTTCCACCTTGCGCCGCTCCTCCGTGACCTGCACGCGTGCTACGACCCCATCATCTCCACCCGCCTCTTCTGCGCCCTCGTCTTCGTCTGCGACCGCCGCCTCGCCCACCGCATCCTCGTCCAGGGCGACTCCACCTTCGCCGACCGGCCGCGACTCTTCGAGCCCGGGCTCCTCTTCACGTCTGGCTCCCGCAACATCAGCGCTGCGCCCTACAGGCCTTACTGGCGCCTCGTCCGCGGCAACCTCGCTTCCGAGGCGCTGCACCCGGCCTGCGTCAGCCAGTTCGCGCCCATGAGGCGCCGGATGCGCGACACGCTCGTCCGCGACCTCCGCGTGCGCGTCGGTGCCGAAGACCGCGTAGAGGTGAGGACGCTGTTCCAAAACGCCATGTTCGACCTGCTGTTGTACATGAGCCTCGGTGCCACGCTCTCCCCGGAGGTGCTCGACGAGATGCAGGACATGCAGCTGTGGGTCGTCCGCACCATCACCGGCttccccatctcctccttcttcccgaCGCTCACCAAGAGGCTCTTCTGCAAGCGATGGGAGGCGCACCTTGCCGTCCGCCGGAGGCAGGATGAGATATTGCTCCCGCTGATCGAAGCAAGGCGCTCTGTTTCCATGCCCCGCGGCGCCGATGACCCGCCATGCTACGCCGACTCGCTTCTTGCGCTCCGTGTGGCGGACGAAGGCGACCGCCCACTCACGGACTCTGAGCTCGTCAGCCTCTGCTCCGAGTTCTTGAGCGGTGGCACGGACAGCACAGTGACCTTGCTGGAGTGGATCATGGCGGAGCTGGTGAACCATCCAGACAAGCAGGCCAAGGTCTACGAGGAGGTCAGGAGCAAGCCGGAGCTCAGCGAAGGCGACCTGCAGGGGATGTCGTACCTGAAGGTCGTCGTCCTCGAGGGGCTGCGGCTCCACCCACCGGCCCACTTCCTCCTCCCTCATGGCATACAGAGCGACACGGAGGTCGGCGGCTACAGGTTTCCCAAGGGCGCGGAGGTCAACTTCCTGATCACCGAGTTCGGGCGCTTG AAGATGCTGTTGTGCGCCGCTCTGATTGATGTTTTGGTGGATGGTGGTTAG